In Triplophysa rosa linkage group LG18, Trosa_1v2, whole genome shotgun sequence, a genomic segment contains:
- the fbrs gene encoding autism susceptibility gene 2 protein isoform X5: MDGPSRSGGFRQSRRSRSQRDRERRRRRADLAEPSSPSSASDQELCRRDSLLRAGGECRPGFHGARHRPPRRRKRESVSCEEDIIDGFSIASFISLEALEMDCSLKPPERSSLLMGRGSKRKRGLDENGGPLSEREEGPPSTFTNSWEQRRKIKSKLRRKGEAKMSGNHMETGYICDTESESGDKASDNMEPAFIIRTREAVNSNMTGSAAANGCPLLPANSSQPLLSVTPRVSGLERSQERSMEQPYPEPISTSSSLSSLTAHSTASVPTSLPEQRNGNAGPRHRRDQSPTQHKHKPFLPMFEKSHSFYTMGSNNRSSTSGKPPSSSASSSSIRPPTPATSVSLSRGPGGVRTVRPSSRPSPGAVFTQSPSLPPPPPLLQVSPHRSTDPDLICQDLTESNATPGGPSVSSSSSGTSSRSSQAQASIPTMAYQFHQHNHQHQHTHTHQHFLHPTAAAPPLFDQGKYPGKIEGFFRHPFFPQYPPSVPGIQPVHPPTGPFSSLGGAFQPKGAAPEMTPGLGVVPTHLQPKTTRLTDPFAPPKVSNKPGKWCAMHVRVAWMILRHQEKVKLMHADPQKLDFRDDLLPRLPGPGIGGLGGLGPLGAPLGPTHDLTRPGLFAAAGGVNPSSTPFMPPSTPHSSFLNPAAHLDPYVRSPPFSSLGALGSGAFGGLGSPTIAASVFGHKAESSASGVGGLGNPHDPWNRLHVAPASFPSGSTWAKGPEKRDDRGKALERRELTHIKDEKDRDNFLYGRQPVRMSPGVPSLKHRSSTPSSHTNGLGPLSGGASESRERERERESDKRQHSASRAQTSSSSAAPERPRSSTSSILTTSPPSAPLAPSPLELFHRQPPHTLNTESSHSSQRENNRPASSSASSLPVKKPDPTTTVTKPALGLNSGLLLPQFKVKEERKEEPEPVPISLPHPAVPQHSFERPSTRHPHHQSTPSSTLSLTPTPSGPLPPTPHNPHNPHNPHNPHNPHNPHNPHHHLSLLERSRAIEAYLGSAGGSAALVIGADRFPPHPHGPPQGHSQASHSFPWDPWRDLAAQQQQQQRRDVLTLRSDPHLLLRSDPHMSRLLHHQQVQRYLEAERAAVASSPHHQPVPTSTSSASSAANRQEFALMSHHFEEEQRAQILREDYERTRYFGMHAHLSAPHLPGPSHAAHLEQLHAGLLAHSHLHPGGASAPSHHPGLYSRLGPLHAHSHLPNGILTKSPGLMGALSVGAPPPLIPSVNRSSTPPRGSRLGGAADLALFTTHKDGESR; encoded by the exons ATGGACGGTCCCAGTCGAAGCGGTGGGTTCAGGCAGAGCCGTCGCTCCCGCTCCCAACGTGACAGAGAGCGGCGGAGGAGGAGAGCGGATCTTGCTGAGCCCTCGTCGCCATCCTCTGCCTCGGACCAGGAGCTCTGCAGACGAGACTCACTGCTTAGAGCCGGCGGAGAATGCAGACCCGGCTTCCACGGCGCGAGACACCGGCCTCCACGTCGGAGAAAGCGAGAATCCGTGTCGTGCGAGGAGGATATCATCGATGGCTTTTCCATAGCCAGCTTCATAAGCCTGGAGGCTTTGGag ATGGACTGTTCTCTGAAGCCACCAGAACGATCTAGCTTGTTAATGGGTAGAGGAAGCAAAAGGAAGAGGGGCCTGGATGAAAACGGAGGGCCTCTGTCAGAGCGGGAGGAAGGACCTCCTTCAACCTTCACCAACAGCTGGGAACAGCGCaggaaaatcaaatcaaaactgAGGAGAAAGGGAGAGGCTAAG ATGTCTGGGAATCACATGGAGACAGGTTACATT TGTGACACAGAGAGTGAATCTGGAGATAAG GCTTCGGATAATATGGAGCCAGCGTTTATCATCCGCACAAGAGAAG CAGTTAACTCCAACATGACGGGCTCTGCGGCAGCCAACGGTTGCCCTCTCTTGCCCGCGAATAGCTCTCAACCCCTTCTGTCAGTCACACCTCGGGTCTCTGGTCTGGAGAGAAGTCAAGAGAGGAGTATGGAGCAGCCTTACCCTGAGCCCATCTCTACCTCATCCTCCCTTTCCAGCCTAACAGCCCATTCCACTGCCTCTGTGCCCACCTCACTTCCTGAACAGCGTAATGGAAATGCAGGTCCTCGTCACCGCCGTGATCAAAGCCCAACACAGCACAAACACAAGCCTTTCCTCCCTATGTTTGAAAAGTCACACTCGTTCTATACAATGGGAAGCAACAATAG GAGCAGTACCTCAGGCAAGCCTCCATCTTCTTCTGCCTCTTCATCATCAATTAGGCCACCTACACCTGCTACAAGCGTGTCCCTCAGCCGAGGGCCAGGGGGTGTGAGAACAGTACGACCTTCTTCTCGACCAAGTCCTGGTGCTGTCTTCACACAATCCCCCAGCCTTCCTCCACCTCCTCCTCTCCTGCAGGTGTCACCACACCGTTCGACAG ATCCAGACCTGATCTGTCAGGACCTGACAGAATCTAATGCTACACCCGGAGGACCGTCTGTGTCAAGCTCAAGCTCTGGGACCTCCAGCAGATCCTCACAGGCCCAGGCATCCATTCCCACGATGGCCTACCAGTTCCATCAGCACAACCACCAGCACCAGCACACTCATACTCACCAACACTTCTTACATCCCACAGCAGCTGCACCTCCACTG tttgatcAGGGCAAGTATCCGGGCAAGATAGAGGGGTTTTTTCGACACCCG TTCTTTCCTCAGTACCCACCATCTGTGCCTGGAATACAGCCTGTTCATCCACCCACAGGACCTTTCAGTTCATTGGGGGGAGCTTTTCAGCCTAAG GGAGCTGCTCCAGAGATGACTCCTGGTTTGGGAGTTGTACCTACCCATCTACAACCTAAAACTACAAGG CTAACAGACCCATTTGCACCTCCAAAAGTCAGTAAT AAACCAGGAAAATGGTGTGCTATGCATGTCCGTGTGGCCTGGATGATATTAAGGCATCAAGAGAAAGTCAAG CTTATGCATGCTGATCCACAAAAGCTGGACTTCCGTGATGACCTGTTGCCTCGTCTACCTGGCCCTGGTATTGGAGGACTAGGAGGTCTAGGACCACTTGGTGCCCCGCTTGGCCCAACTCATGATCTTACAAGACCAGGCCTGTTTGCAGCTGCTG GTGGAGTCAATCCGTCCTCCACACCATTCATGCCTCCATCAACGCCCCACTCTTCATTCCTCAACCCAGCAGCACATCTGG ACCCATATGTGCGCTCGCCCCCCTTTTCCTCGCTGGGAGCTCTGGGTTCTGGTGCCTTTGGGGGCTTAGGCAGTCCCACGATAG CTGCCAGTGTTTTTGGACATAAGGCTGAGTCCTCTGCAAGTGGGGTCGGAGGTTTAGGCAACCCCCACGATCCATGGAATCGTCTGCACGTTGCCCCTGCCTCCTTCCCTTCTGGATCCACTTGGGCCAAAGGACCAGAGAAAAGGGATGACAGAGGAAAGGCCCTGGAGAGAAGAGAACTGACTcatataaaagatgaaaaagacag AGACAATTTCTTGTATGGACGGCAGCCAGTGCGAATGTCTCCTGGTGTCCCTTCCCTCAAGCACCGCAGCAGCACCCCCAGTTCACACACGAATGGCTTGGGCCCACTGAGCGGAGGTGCATCTGAAAGCCGAGAGCGTGAGCGAGAAAGAGAGTCGGACAAGAGGCAACATTCTGCATCTAGAGCACAGACTTCGTCTTCCTCTGCAGCTCCGGAACGACCTCGATCTTCAACATCGTCTATCCTCACAACCTCTCCTCCCAGTGCCCCCTTAGCCCCCTCTCCTCTGGAGCTGTTTCACCGGCAGCCACCACACACTCTCAACACAGAATCCAGCCATTCTTCACAAAGAGAGAACAATAGACCAGCCTCTTCCTCTGCTAGTTCACTTCCAGTCAAGAAACCTGATCCGACCACTACGGTAACAAAACCTGCACTTGGTCTAAACTCTGGGTTGCTCCTTCCCCAATTCAAGGTCAAAGAGGAGCGTAAAGAGGAGCCTGAGCCGGTGCCCATCTCCTTACCACATCCTGCTGTACCTCAGCACAGCTTCGAACGACCTAGTACCAGACACCCCCACCATCAATCCACCCCTTCTTCAACCCTCTCACTGACTCCTACACCTAGCGGGCCTCTCCCTCCAACTCCACACAATCCACACAATCCACACAATCCACATAATCCACACAATCCACACAATCCACACAATCCCCATCATCACTTATCTCTCTTAGAACGTTCACGGGCTATCGAAGCCTATCTCGGGAGTGCTGGAGGATCAGCTGCACTGGTAATAGGTGCTGATCGGTTCCCACCACATCCACACGGTCCACCTCAAGGTCATTCCCAAGCCTCTCATAGCTTTCCCTGGGACCCTTGGAGGGATCTGGCTGcccaacaacagcagcagcaacGCAGGGATGTATTGACTCTGAGGTCAGATCCACACCTTTTGCTTCGCTCAGATCCACATATGTCTCGGTTGCTCCATCATCAACAGGTACAGCGCTATTTGGAGGCAGAGAGAGCTGCAGTAGCATCCAGCCCACACCATCAGCCAGTACCTACCTCTACATCATCTGCTTCTTCTGCAGCAAACAGACAAGAGTTTGCTTTGATGTCCCATCATTTTGAAGAGGAACAACGCGCTCAGATATTGCGGGAAGACTATGAGAGAACACGATACTTCGGGATGCATGCACACCTGTCCGCACCTCACCTTCCTGGCCCATCTCATGCTGCTCACCTAGAACAGCTTCATGCAGGGCTACTGGCTCACTCTCATCTCCACCCGGGCGGAGCATCCGCACCTTCACATCACCCTGGCCTCTACTCTAGACTCGGACCTCTGCATGCACACTCTCATTTACCTAATGGCATTCTGACTAAGAGCCCAGGTCTGATGGGGGCATTGTCAGTTGGGGCTCCACCTCCTCTTATTCCATCTGTGAACAGATCTTCTACTCCACCACGTGGCTCTAGACTTGGTGGGGCAGCAGACTTGGCCCTTTTTACCACACATAAAGATGGGGAGTCCAGATAG
- the fbrs gene encoding autism susceptibility gene 2 protein isoform X3, which produces MDGPSRSGGFRQSRRSRSQRDRERRRRRADLAEPSSPSSASDQELCRRDSLLRAGGECRPGFHGARHRPPRRRKRESVSCEEDIIDGFSIASFISLEALEMDCSLKPPERSSLLMGRGSKRKRGLDENGGPLSEREEGPPSTFTNSWEQRRKIKSKLRRKGEAKMSGNHMETGYICDTESESGDKASDNMEPAFIIRTREAVNSNMTGSAAANGCPLLPANSSQPLLSVTPRVSGLERSQERSMEQPYPEPISTSSSLSSLTAHSTASVPTSLPEQRNGNAGPRHRRDQSPTQHKHKPFLPMFEKSHSFYTMGSNNRSSTSGKPPSSSASSSSIRPPTPATSVSLSRGPGGVRTVRPSSRPSPGAVFTQSPSLPPPPPLLQVSPHRSTDPDLICQDLTESNATPGGPSVSSSSSGTSSRSSQAQASIPTMAYQFHQHNHQHQHTHTHQHFLHPTAAAPPLFDQGKYPGKIEGFFRHPFFPQYPPSVPGIQPVHPPTGPFSSLGGAFQPKLVILQGAAPEMTPGLGVVPTHLQPKTTRLTDPFAPPKVSNKPGKWCAMHVRVAWMILRHQEKVKLMHADPQKLDFRDDLLPRLPGPGIGGLGGLGPLGAPLGPTHDLTRPGLFAAAGGVNPSSTPFMPPSTPHSSFLNPAAHLDPYVRSPPFSSLGALGSGAFGGLGSPTIAASVFGHKAESSASGVGGLGNPHDPWNRLHVAPASFPSGSTWAKGPEKRDDRGKALERRELTHIKDEKDRDNFLYGRQPVRMSPGVPSLKHRSSTPSSHTNGLGPLSGGASESRERERERESDKRQHSASRAQTSSSSAAPERPRSSTSSILTTSPPSAPLAPSPLELFHRQPPHTLNTESSHSSQRENNRPASSSASSLPVKKPDPTTTVTKPALGLNSGLLLPQFKVKEERKEEPEPVPISLPHPAVPQHSFERPSTRHPHHQSTPSSTLSLTPTPSGPLPPTPHNPHNPHNPHNPHNPHNPHNPHHHLSLLERSRAIEAYLGSAGGSAALVIGADRFPPHPHGPPQGHSQASHSFPWDPWRDLAAQQQQQQRRDVLTLRSDPHLLLRSDPHMSRLLHHQQVQRYLEAERAAVASSPHHQPVPTSTSSASSAANRQEFALMSHHFEEEQRAQILREDYERTRYFGMHAHLSAPHLPGPSHAAHLEQLHAGLLAHSHLHPGGASAPSHHPGLYSRLGPLHAHSHLPNGILTKSPGLMGALSVGAPPPLIPSVNRSSTPPRGSRLGGAADLALFTTHKDGESR; this is translated from the exons ATGGACGGTCCCAGTCGAAGCGGTGGGTTCAGGCAGAGCCGTCGCTCCCGCTCCCAACGTGACAGAGAGCGGCGGAGGAGGAGAGCGGATCTTGCTGAGCCCTCGTCGCCATCCTCTGCCTCGGACCAGGAGCTCTGCAGACGAGACTCACTGCTTAGAGCCGGCGGAGAATGCAGACCCGGCTTCCACGGCGCGAGACACCGGCCTCCACGTCGGAGAAAGCGAGAATCCGTGTCGTGCGAGGAGGATATCATCGATGGCTTTTCCATAGCCAGCTTCATAAGCCTGGAGGCTTTGGag ATGGACTGTTCTCTGAAGCCACCAGAACGATCTAGCTTGTTAATGGGTAGAGGAAGCAAAAGGAAGAGGGGCCTGGATGAAAACGGAGGGCCTCTGTCAGAGCGGGAGGAAGGACCTCCTTCAACCTTCACCAACAGCTGGGAACAGCGCaggaaaatcaaatcaaaactgAGGAGAAAGGGAGAGGCTAAG ATGTCTGGGAATCACATGGAGACAGGTTACATT TGTGACACAGAGAGTGAATCTGGAGATAAG GCTTCGGATAATATGGAGCCAGCGTTTATCATCCGCACAAGAGAAG CAGTTAACTCCAACATGACGGGCTCTGCGGCAGCCAACGGTTGCCCTCTCTTGCCCGCGAATAGCTCTCAACCCCTTCTGTCAGTCACACCTCGGGTCTCTGGTCTGGAGAGAAGTCAAGAGAGGAGTATGGAGCAGCCTTACCCTGAGCCCATCTCTACCTCATCCTCCCTTTCCAGCCTAACAGCCCATTCCACTGCCTCTGTGCCCACCTCACTTCCTGAACAGCGTAATGGAAATGCAGGTCCTCGTCACCGCCGTGATCAAAGCCCAACACAGCACAAACACAAGCCTTTCCTCCCTATGTTTGAAAAGTCACACTCGTTCTATACAATGGGAAGCAACAATAG GAGCAGTACCTCAGGCAAGCCTCCATCTTCTTCTGCCTCTTCATCATCAATTAGGCCACCTACACCTGCTACAAGCGTGTCCCTCAGCCGAGGGCCAGGGGGTGTGAGAACAGTACGACCTTCTTCTCGACCAAGTCCTGGTGCTGTCTTCACACAATCCCCCAGCCTTCCTCCACCTCCTCCTCTCCTGCAGGTGTCACCACACCGTTCGACAG ATCCAGACCTGATCTGTCAGGACCTGACAGAATCTAATGCTACACCCGGAGGACCGTCTGTGTCAAGCTCAAGCTCTGGGACCTCCAGCAGATCCTCACAGGCCCAGGCATCCATTCCCACGATGGCCTACCAGTTCCATCAGCACAACCACCAGCACCAGCACACTCATACTCACCAACACTTCTTACATCCCACAGCAGCTGCACCTCCACTG tttgatcAGGGCAAGTATCCGGGCAAGATAGAGGGGTTTTTTCGACACCCG TTCTTTCCTCAGTACCCACCATCTGTGCCTGGAATACAGCCTGTTCATCCACCCACAGGACCTTTCAGTTCATTGGGGGGAGCTTTTCAGCCTAAG CTTGTTATCCTTCAGGGAGCTGCTCCAGAGATGACTCCTGGTTTGGGAGTTGTACCTACCCATCTACAACCTAAAACTACAAGG CTAACAGACCCATTTGCACCTCCAAAAGTCAGTAAT AAACCAGGAAAATGGTGTGCTATGCATGTCCGTGTGGCCTGGATGATATTAAGGCATCAAGAGAAAGTCAAG CTTATGCATGCTGATCCACAAAAGCTGGACTTCCGTGATGACCTGTTGCCTCGTCTACCTGGCCCTGGTATTGGAGGACTAGGAGGTCTAGGACCACTTGGTGCCCCGCTTGGCCCAACTCATGATCTTACAAGACCAGGCCTGTTTGCAGCTGCTG GTGGAGTCAATCCGTCCTCCACACCATTCATGCCTCCATCAACGCCCCACTCTTCATTCCTCAACCCAGCAGCACATCTGG ACCCATATGTGCGCTCGCCCCCCTTTTCCTCGCTGGGAGCTCTGGGTTCTGGTGCCTTTGGGGGCTTAGGCAGTCCCACGATAG CTGCCAGTGTTTTTGGACATAAGGCTGAGTCCTCTGCAAGTGGGGTCGGAGGTTTAGGCAACCCCCACGATCCATGGAATCGTCTGCACGTTGCCCCTGCCTCCTTCCCTTCTGGATCCACTTGGGCCAAAGGACCAGAGAAAAGGGATGACAGAGGAAAGGCCCTGGAGAGAAGAGAACTGACTcatataaaagatgaaaaagacag AGACAATTTCTTGTATGGACGGCAGCCAGTGCGAATGTCTCCTGGTGTCCCTTCCCTCAAGCACCGCAGCAGCACCCCCAGTTCACACACGAATGGCTTGGGCCCACTGAGCGGAGGTGCATCTGAAAGCCGAGAGCGTGAGCGAGAAAGAGAGTCGGACAAGAGGCAACATTCTGCATCTAGAGCACAGACTTCGTCTTCCTCTGCAGCTCCGGAACGACCTCGATCTTCAACATCGTCTATCCTCACAACCTCTCCTCCCAGTGCCCCCTTAGCCCCCTCTCCTCTGGAGCTGTTTCACCGGCAGCCACCACACACTCTCAACACAGAATCCAGCCATTCTTCACAAAGAGAGAACAATAGACCAGCCTCTTCCTCTGCTAGTTCACTTCCAGTCAAGAAACCTGATCCGACCACTACGGTAACAAAACCTGCACTTGGTCTAAACTCTGGGTTGCTCCTTCCCCAATTCAAGGTCAAAGAGGAGCGTAAAGAGGAGCCTGAGCCGGTGCCCATCTCCTTACCACATCCTGCTGTACCTCAGCACAGCTTCGAACGACCTAGTACCAGACACCCCCACCATCAATCCACCCCTTCTTCAACCCTCTCACTGACTCCTACACCTAGCGGGCCTCTCCCTCCAACTCCACACAATCCACACAATCCACACAATCCACATAATCCACACAATCCACACAATCCACACAATCCCCATCATCACTTATCTCTCTTAGAACGTTCACGGGCTATCGAAGCCTATCTCGGGAGTGCTGGAGGATCAGCTGCACTGGTAATAGGTGCTGATCGGTTCCCACCACATCCACACGGTCCACCTCAAGGTCATTCCCAAGCCTCTCATAGCTTTCCCTGGGACCCTTGGAGGGATCTGGCTGcccaacaacagcagcagcaacGCAGGGATGTATTGACTCTGAGGTCAGATCCACACCTTTTGCTTCGCTCAGATCCACATATGTCTCGGTTGCTCCATCATCAACAGGTACAGCGCTATTTGGAGGCAGAGAGAGCTGCAGTAGCATCCAGCCCACACCATCAGCCAGTACCTACCTCTACATCATCTGCTTCTTCTGCAGCAAACAGACAAGAGTTTGCTTTGATGTCCCATCATTTTGAAGAGGAACAACGCGCTCAGATATTGCGGGAAGACTATGAGAGAACACGATACTTCGGGATGCATGCACACCTGTCCGCACCTCACCTTCCTGGCCCATCTCATGCTGCTCACCTAGAACAGCTTCATGCAGGGCTACTGGCTCACTCTCATCTCCACCCGGGCGGAGCATCCGCACCTTCACATCACCCTGGCCTCTACTCTAGACTCGGACCTCTGCATGCACACTCTCATTTACCTAATGGCATTCTGACTAAGAGCCCAGGTCTGATGGGGGCATTGTCAGTTGGGGCTCCACCTCCTCTTATTCCATCTGTGAACAGATCTTCTACTCCACCACGTGGCTCTAGACTTGGTGGGGCAGCAGACTTGGCCCTTTTTACCACACATAAAGATGGGGAGTCCAGATAG